A portion of the Achromobacter sp. MFA1 R4 genome contains these proteins:
- a CDS encoding SCO family protein, with amino-acid sequence MRHLITGRAFRGLLLALCVFLAACGDRNVDWTLYNVKGHLPDLKFSLPGAGGKTVSSEDLKGKTVLLFFGYASCPDICPTTMAQLTAVLQNLGDKAKDVRILFVSVDPHRDTPDILQAYVNAFNNNAIGVTGDERQIADLARRYRVAYQIEKPRPGDDADMYEVTHSRGVYIFDKDGHARLLASDTDSIEALTKDVRQLIDLTS; translated from the coding sequence ATGCGACACCTGATTACCGGCCGCGCCTTTCGCGGACTGCTGTTGGCCTTGTGTGTGTTTCTCGCCGCCTGCGGCGACAGGAACGTGGACTGGACGCTCTATAACGTAAAGGGGCATCTGCCGGACCTGAAGTTCTCGCTGCCCGGCGCGGGCGGCAAGACGGTCAGCAGCGAAGACCTCAAGGGCAAGACGGTGCTGCTGTTTTTCGGCTACGCCAGTTGCCCGGACATCTGCCCCACGACCATGGCGCAGCTGACCGCGGTGCTGCAGAACCTGGGCGACAAGGCCAAGGACGTGCGCATCCTCTTCGTCAGCGTGGATCCGCACCGCGACACGCCGGACATCCTGCAGGCCTACGTCAATGCCTTCAACAACAACGCCATCGGCGTGACCGGCGACGAACGGCAGATCGCCGACCTGGCGCGCCGCTACCGCGTGGCCTACCAGATCGAAAAGCCCCGCCCCGGCGACGACGCCGACATGTACGAAGTGACGCACAGCCGTGGCGTGTACATTTTCGACAAGGACGGCCATGCGCGCCTGCTGGCGTCGGACACCGACAGCATCGAGGCGCTGACCAAGGACGTGCGCCAGCTCATCGACCTCACCTCCTGA
- a CDS encoding response regulator transcription factor, whose protein sequence is MNTPHLSSTVFIVDDDEAVRDSLRWLLEANGYRVRAYASGESFLEDYDASQVGVLIADVRMPGMSGLELQEQLIARNAPLPIVFITGHGDVPMAVSTMKKGAVDFLEKPFNESDLREIVARMLEQATQRVSKHQAQKDHEAMLARLTAREQQVLERIVAGRLNKQIADDLGISIKTVEAHRANIMEKLEVTTVADLMKVALAKPEAHA, encoded by the coding sequence ATGAACACGCCCCACCTGTCGAGCACGGTATTCATTGTTGACGACGACGAAGCGGTCCGCGATTCGCTGCGCTGGCTGCTGGAAGCCAACGGATATCGCGTTCGCGCCTACGCCAGCGGCGAATCTTTCCTGGAAGATTACGACGCCAGCCAGGTTGGCGTGCTGATCGCCGACGTGCGCATGCCCGGCATGAGCGGCCTGGAACTCCAGGAGCAGCTCATTGCCCGCAATGCGCCGCTGCCCATCGTGTTCATCACGGGCCACGGCGACGTGCCCATGGCCGTGTCGACCATGAAGAAAGGCGCCGTCGACTTCCTGGAAAAGCCGTTCAACGAATCCGACCTGCGCGAGATCGTGGCGCGCATGCTGGAGCAGGCCACGCAACGCGTGAGCAAGCACCAGGCCCAGAAGGACCACGAAGCCATGCTAGCGCGCCTGACCGCGCGCGAGCAGCAGGTGCTGGAGCGCATCGTCGCCGGCCGCTTGAACAAGCAGATCGCCGACGACCTGGGCATCAGCATCAAGACCGTCGAGGCGCACCGCGCCAACATTATGGAAAAACTTGAAGTGACCACCGTTGCTGATTTGATGAAAGTGGCCTTGGCCAAACCTGAGGCTCATGCATGA
- a CDS encoding M3 family metallopeptidase, with protein MTQNPLLAPVSELVDYAAVKPGHIVPAVEELLGIARQAVDQAADPALAPTWEAVVEPLDTASERLWRAWSVAGHLNAVVNTPELREAYNAALPLVTEFSTWVGLHEGLYKQYQRLAAAPDFASWTPVRRRIVEMALRDFRLSGVELQGADRERYAAISDREAQASQKFSENVLDSIDAWSLFVEDEGRLAGIPADVRAAARAAAEEDGKAGWKLTLKMPCYLPVMQYAQDRSLREALYRGYGTVASEQGDAKFDNSPLIEELLALRAEESGLLGLGTFAALRLQTRMARDAKEVTVFLRDLAARAKPFAQRDLAELTAYATGELGLDSLQPWDVAYASERLRESRYAYSEDEVKQYFTEPRVLAGLFEVIETLFGVRLAETPVSSWHGDVRGVRVESPDGALIGHLYLDLYARAGKQNGAWVDSERTRRAVAGKVQTPIAYLTCNFSRPNGDRPAVLTHDDVITLFHETGHALHALLSEVDEPGAAAFASVEWDAIELPSQFMENFCWEWAVVQKLSAHVDTGEPLPRALYDRLVAARNYQSGMQTVRQIEFALFDMLMHDRSKGASISEVLALLQEVRQEVAVLFPPAWHRLPHAFSHLFAGGYGAGYYSYKWAEVLSADAYEAFEEAAAKQAGNALGTLDPETGARFRREVLAVGGSRPAAESFAAFRGRAPRIDALLRHSGMTAG; from the coding sequence ATGACCCAGAACCCCCTGCTCGCTCCCGTTTCCGAACTGGTCGATTACGCGGCCGTCAAGCCCGGGCATATCGTGCCTGCCGTCGAGGAACTGCTGGGCATCGCCCGCCAGGCCGTCGACCAGGCCGCCGATCCCGCGCTCGCGCCCACCTGGGAGGCCGTGGTGGAGCCGCTGGACACCGCCTCCGAACGGCTCTGGCGCGCCTGGTCGGTGGCCGGCCACCTGAACGCCGTCGTCAACACGCCCGAGCTGCGCGAAGCCTATAACGCCGCGCTGCCGCTGGTCACCGAATTCTCGACCTGGGTCGGGCTGCACGAAGGCCTGTACAAGCAATACCAGCGCCTGGCCGCCGCCCCCGATTTCGCGTCCTGGACGCCGGTGCGCCGCCGCATCGTGGAAATGGCCCTGCGCGATTTCCGCCTGAGCGGCGTCGAACTGCAAGGCGCGGACCGCGAACGCTACGCCGCGATCTCCGACCGCGAAGCCCAGGCGTCGCAGAAATTCTCGGAAAACGTGCTCGATTCCATCGACGCCTGGTCGCTGTTCGTCGAAGACGAAGGCCGCCTGGCCGGTATCCCGGCTGACGTGCGCGCCGCGGCCCGCGCCGCCGCCGAGGAAGACGGCAAGGCTGGCTGGAAGCTCACGCTGAAGATGCCCTGCTACCTGCCCGTCATGCAGTACGCGCAGGACCGCTCGCTGCGCGAGGCGCTGTACCGCGGCTACGGCACGGTCGCGTCCGAACAGGGCGACGCCAAATTCGACAACTCCCCGCTGATCGAAGAACTGCTGGCGCTGCGCGCCGAGGAATCCGGCCTGCTGGGCCTGGGCACCTTTGCCGCGCTGCGCCTGCAGACGCGCATGGCCCGCGACGCCAAGGAAGTCACCGTCTTCCTGCGCGATCTGGCCGCGCGCGCCAAGCCCTTTGCGCAGCGCGATCTGGCCGAACTGACGGCCTACGCGACCGGCGAGCTGGGCCTGGACAGCCTGCAGCCCTGGGACGTGGCGTACGCCTCCGAGCGCCTGCGCGAGTCCCGCTACGCGTACTCGGAAGACGAGGTCAAGCAGTACTTCACCGAGCCGCGCGTCCTGGCGGGCCTGTTCGAGGTCATCGAGACCCTGTTCGGCGTGCGCCTGGCGGAAACGCCCGTGTCCTCATGGCATGGCGACGTGCGCGGCGTGCGGGTGGAAAGCCCCGACGGCGCGCTCATCGGCCACCTGTACCTGGACCTGTACGCGCGCGCCGGCAAGCAGAACGGCGCCTGGGTGGACAGCGAACGCACGCGCCGCGCCGTGGCCGGCAAGGTGCAGACGCCCATCGCCTACCTGACGTGCAATTTCTCGCGCCCCAACGGTGACCGTCCGGCCGTGCTGACGCACGACGACGTGATCACCCTCTTCCATGAAACCGGCCACGCCCTGCATGCGCTGCTGTCCGAAGTCGACGAGCCCGGCGCCGCCGCGTTCGCCAGCGTGGAGTGGGATGCCATCGAGCTGCCCTCGCAGTTCATGGAGAACTTCTGCTGGGAATGGGCCGTGGTGCAGAAGCTGTCGGCGCATGTGGACACTGGCGAGCCGCTGCCGCGCGCGCTCTACGACCGCCTCGTTGCCGCGCGCAACTACCAGAGCGGCATGCAGACCGTGCGCCAGATCGAATTCGCCCTCTTTGACATGCTGATGCACGACCGCAGCAAGGGCGCGTCGATTTCCGAAGTGCTGGCGCTGCTGCAGGAAGTGCGCCAGGAAGTGGCGGTGCTGTTCCCGCCCGCCTGGCATCGCCTGCCGCATGCTTTTTCGCACCTGTTCGCGGGCGGCTATGGCGCGGGCTACTACAGCTACAAGTGGGCCGAAGTGCTGTCGGCCGACGCCTACGAGGCCTTCGAGGAGGCCGCCGCAAAACAGGCCGGCAACGCCCTGGGCACGCTGGACCCGGAAACCGGCGCGCGTTTCCGCCGCGAAGTGCTGGCCGTGGGCGGCTCACGCCCGGCGGCCGAGTCCTTCGCCGCGTTCCGCGGCCGCGCGCCACGCATCGACGCGCTGCTGCGCCACAGCGGCATGACGGCGGGCTGA
- the folD gene encoding bifunctional methylenetetrahydrofolate dehydrogenase/methenyltetrahydrofolate cyclohydrolase FolD: protein MTARIIDGAALSQRIREEVAQRVSVLADKGTRPGLAVVLVGADPASQVYVRNKVAACEKAGLHSVKEQYPAEMTEAELLARIEVLNQDPSIHGILVQLPLPKHMDAHKVIEAIAAEKDVDGFHVSNAGLLMTGQPLFRPCTPYGVMKMLEAEGVALRGAEAVIVGASNIVGKPMAMLLLQAGATITICNSKTRDLAAQTRRADVLVVATGKPGMIDGSMIKPGAVVIDVGINRGADGKLCGDVDFASAKEVAGAITPVPGGVGPMTIAMLLVNTVEAAERAAAA from the coding sequence ATGACCGCTAGGATTATTGACGGCGCGGCCCTGTCGCAGCGCATTCGCGAAGAAGTCGCCCAACGTGTTTCGGTCCTGGCCGACAAGGGCACCCGCCCCGGCCTGGCCGTGGTGCTGGTGGGCGCGGACCCCGCCTCGCAGGTGTACGTGCGCAACAAGGTCGCGGCCTGCGAAAAGGCCGGCCTGCATTCCGTGAAAGAGCAGTACCCCGCCGAGATGACCGAGGCCGAACTGCTGGCCCGCATCGAGGTCCTGAACCAGGATCCTTCCATTCACGGCATCCTGGTGCAGTTGCCCCTGCCCAAGCACATGGACGCCCACAAGGTCATCGAAGCCATCGCGGCCGAGAAGGACGTGGACGGCTTCCATGTCAGCAATGCGGGCCTGCTGATGACCGGCCAGCCGCTGTTCCGTCCCTGCACGCCGTATGGCGTGATGAAGATGCTGGAAGCTGAAGGCGTGGCGCTGCGCGGCGCCGAGGCCGTCATCGTGGGCGCCAGCAATATCGTGGGCAAGCCCATGGCGATGCTGCTGCTGCAGGCGGGCGCCACCATCACGATCTGCAATTCCAAGACGCGCGACCTGGCGGCCCAGACCCGCCGCGCCGACGTGCTGGTCGTGGCCACCGGCAAGCCCGGCATGATCGACGGCTCGATGATCAAGCCCGGCGCCGTCGTCATTGACGTGGGCATCAACCGCGGCGCGGACGGCAAGCTGTGCGGCGACGTGGACTTCGCCTCCGCCAAGGAAGTGGCCGGCGCGATCACGCCCGTGCCGGGCGGCGTGGGTCCCATGACCATCGCCATGCTGCTGGTCAATACGGTCGAAGCGGCTGAACGGGCTGCTGCCGCCTGA
- a CDS encoding GlsB/YeaQ/YmgE family stress response membrane protein, producing MSIIIMIIVGFIVGLIARAIMPGDQNMGIIMTTILGIVGAVVAGFLGQSLGWYQPGEPAGWIASVVGAIIVLFVVGLIAKKRT from the coding sequence ATGAGCATCATCATCATGATCATCGTCGGGTTCATCGTGGGCCTGATCGCCCGCGCCATCATGCCCGGGGACCAGAACATGGGGATCATCATGACCACCATTCTGGGCATCGTCGGCGCCGTCGTCGCCGGTTTCCTGGGCCAGTCGCTCGGCTGGTATCAACCCGGCGAGCCCGCAGGCTGGATCGCATCCGTCGTGGGCGCGATCATCGTGCTGTTCGTGGTGGGCCTGATCGCCAAGAAGCGCACCTGA